In Anaerolineales bacterium, the following proteins share a genomic window:
- a CDS encoding HAD family hydrolase codes for MAFDARTIRAVFLDVDGTLRDTDDHYVAQFTRWLRLVFGLPRAARHARTMVMRLEKPGNDVLGLLDVLGLDGPIGRLSEALARRRPLRLSAARLIPGIADAVQQLAARYPLAVITVRGATATQAFLQASGLDAQIAVVVHGLSTPRTKPQAAPLLHAAAQLGVPVEACVMVGDTTVDILAAKRAGAQAIGVLSGFGEEAELRAAGADLILPSVAQLPGVLIKPNP; via the coding sequence ATGGCCTTTGATGCCCGCACGATCAGAGCCGTCTTTTTGGATGTAGACGGTACCCTGCGTGATACCGATGATCATTATGTGGCTCAGTTTACGCGCTGGCTGCGGCTGGTCTTCGGGCTGCCGCGTGCAGCTCGCCACGCACGCACAATGGTGATGCGCCTGGAGAAGCCCGGCAACGATGTGCTCGGTTTGCTGGATGTGCTGGGCCTGGATGGCCCGATCGGCCGCCTGAGCGAAGCGCTGGCGCGCCGCCGCCCGCTGCGGCTGAGCGCCGCGCGGCTCATCCCCGGCATCGCTGACGCGGTGCAGCAATTGGCCGCCCGTTACCCGCTGGCAGTGATCACCGTGCGCGGCGCCACCGCCACGCAGGCCTTTTTGCAGGCCAGCGGGCTGGATGCGCAGATTGCTGTGGTGGTACACGGGCTTAGTACGCCGCGCACCAAGCCGCAGGCTGCGCCGTTGCTGCATGCTGCTGCGCAGCTCGGCGTGCCGGTGGAAGCTTGTGTGATGGTGGGCGATACTACGGTGGACATTTTGGCGGCCAAGCGTGCGGGGGCGCAGGCGATCGGCGTGCTGTCTGGCTTTGGCGAGGAAGCCGAGCTGCGCGCCGCAGGGGCGGATTTGATCCTGCCCTCGGTGGCGCAGTTGCCTGGAGTATTGATCAAGCCCAATCCCTGA
- a CDS encoding sigma-70 family RNA polymerase sigma factor: MSETALNEAQLVQVAQTGDLDAFNHLVLNHQALAFNVAYRLLGDDALAQDATQDAMLAAYRNLRSFKGGSFKAWLLRIVTNACYDELRRQKRRPQTPLEPQAPDGEELPEPAWLADPGESPEELAERVELNQAIQRCLNQLEEEFRTAVVLIDVQGLEYSEVATILKRPLGTVKSRLARARSRMQECLRGFAELLPDRFRLNREGTQ, from the coding sequence TTGAGCGAAACCGCGCTGAACGAAGCTCAACTGGTGCAGGTGGCCCAAACGGGCGATCTGGACGCGTTCAATCATCTGGTGCTCAACCACCAGGCGCTGGCCTTCAATGTGGCTTATCGCCTACTGGGCGATGATGCCCTGGCCCAGGACGCCACGCAGGATGCGATGCTGGCCGCCTACCGCAACCTGCGCAGCTTCAAAGGCGGCTCGTTCAAGGCCTGGCTGCTGCGCATCGTCACCAACGCCTGCTACGACGAGCTGCGCCGTCAAAAGCGCCGCCCGCAAACGCCGCTGGAGCCGCAAGCCCCGGACGGCGAAGAGTTGCCCGAGCCGGCCTGGCTGGCCGATCCGGGCGAAAGCCCAGAGGAACTGGCCGAGCGCGTTGAGCTCAACCAGGCGATCCAGCGCTGCCTCAATCAACTCGAAGAGGAGTTTCGCACCGCGGTGGTGCTGATCGATGTGCAGGGCCTGGAGTACAGCGAAGTCGCCACGATCCTCAAGCGCCCGCTCGGCACGGTGAAGAGCCGCCTGGCGCGCGCCCGCAGCCGCATGCAGGAATGTCTGCGCGGTTTTGCGGAACTCTTGCCCGACCGATTTCGTCTTAACCGCGAAGGCACGCAATGA
- a CDS encoding DUF3054 domain-containing protein: MKANHILLLGDLVLITLFMLVGLQFHSSGAERLLPNLVPFAAAWWLAGHLTDQWQVPSWRTLWKLLPAMVLAAPLGAVLRAAWLGGVALPLFTAITAAGLAAVLLVWRAIYLWLFAKRKP, encoded by the coding sequence ATGAAAGCAAACCACATTCTACTGCTTGGTGATCTTGTGCTGATCACATTGTTCATGCTGGTGGGGTTGCAGTTCCACTCCAGCGGCGCCGAACGTTTGCTGCCCAATTTGGTGCCCTTTGCCGCCGCCTGGTGGCTGGCCGGCCACCTGACGGATCAATGGCAAGTGCCCAGTTGGCGCACGCTATGGAAGCTGCTGCCGGCGATGGTGCTGGCCGCGCCGCTGGGAGCGGTGCTGCGCGCCGCCTGGCTGGGCGGTGTGGCGCTGCCGCTGTTCACCGCCATCACAGCCGCCGGCTTGGCGGCTGTGTTGCTGGTGTGGCGCGCCATCTATCTGTGGCTGTTTGCCAAAAGGAAGCCTTGA
- a CDS encoding ATP-dependent RecD-like DNA helicase, with protein sequence MPDALSGSVEYVTYYNAENGYSVLRLRPDESAYSQDADGTVTVTGNLPEFAVGEHLEMQGEWVKHPRHGLQFQVQTLQQTLPTSVEGIRRYLSSGLLKGVGPTLAGRIVDHFGAQTIEIIDKQPERLREVADIGPKRHKQILNAWEEQRQVREVMLFLSSHGISTHLATKIFKEYGNRAMQVVQNDPYRLARDLQGVGFLTADKIAKSFGLPAEHPARLEAGLLYTLAQFSADGHVYVPRPQLQARAAELLGSSVAPLQAALERLAVRGDVVIEAEAVYPKDLHAAEVGLAERLLALATAEHSATADLPLLRDPAALSDLTQVDAQQRQAVLTALRSPVSILTGGPGTGKTTTMKALIGLLQLSGKRFALAAPTGRAAKRLAQTSNQPASTIHRLIGYTPGEGPRYNEDEPLAVDLVVIDEASMLDVQLTHTLLKALQPGTHLLLVGDVDQLPSVGAGDVLRDLIASQRFPVTRLEQIYRQGAGSDIVANAHAMNQGAMPQTSKDAAGDFFLDATESAEEASAKIVALVTQRIPARFGLDPLQDIQVLSPMYRGAAGVAALNAALQAALNPPSALKAERRMHGQLLRVGDRLMQVRNNYDKTVFNGDIGRLVEIANEAQTLTVDFEGRRVSYDWSEADELTLAYAITVHKAQGSEFRCVVMPVLSQHYIMLQRNLLYTGVTRAQTLCVLVGSRRAIGIAVSNNKVAQRWSGLVARLQPSAAQTATIPA encoded by the coding sequence ATGCCCGATGCGCTCAGCGGCTCTGTGGAGTACGTCACCTATTACAACGCCGAGAACGGCTACAGTGTCTTGCGCCTGCGGCCGGATGAAAGCGCCTACAGCCAGGATGCCGACGGCACCGTTACGGTGACCGGCAACCTGCCGGAATTTGCCGTGGGCGAGCATCTTGAGATGCAAGGCGAGTGGGTCAAGCACCCGCGTCACGGCTTGCAGTTCCAAGTGCAGACGCTGCAGCAAACCCTGCCCACCAGCGTCGAAGGCATCCGCCGTTATCTAAGCTCCGGCCTGCTCAAAGGCGTTGGCCCCACCCTCGCTGGGCGCATTGTGGATCATTTCGGCGCGCAGACGATCGAGATCATCGACAAGCAGCCCGAGCGCCTGCGCGAGGTTGCTGACATCGGGCCTAAACGCCATAAGCAGATCCTCAACGCCTGGGAGGAGCAGCGCCAGGTGCGCGAGGTGATGCTGTTTCTAAGCAGTCACGGCATCAGCACCCATTTGGCCACCAAGATCTTCAAAGAATATGGCAACCGCGCCATGCAGGTAGTGCAGAACGATCCCTACCGCTTGGCGCGTGATCTGCAAGGCGTGGGCTTCCTGACCGCTGACAAGATCGCCAAATCTTTTGGCCTGCCGGCCGAGCACCCCGCCCGCCTGGAAGCGGGCCTGTTGTATACGCTGGCGCAGTTCAGCGCCGATGGGCATGTCTATGTGCCGCGCCCGCAATTGCAGGCGCGCGCCGCCGAGTTGCTCGGCAGCTCCGTGGCGCCCCTGCAGGCGGCGCTGGAGCGCCTGGCGGTGCGCGGCGACGTGGTCATCGAGGCCGAGGCGGTGTACCCCAAAGATCTGCACGCCGCCGAAGTGGGCCTGGCCGAGCGCCTGCTGGCGCTGGCCACCGCCGAGCACAGTGCCACCGCCGATCTGCCGCTGCTGCGTGACCCGGCGGCCCTCAGTGACCTGACCCAGGTGGATGCCCAGCAGCGCCAGGCGGTGCTCACCGCCCTGCGCAGCCCGGTGAGCATTCTCACCGGCGGCCCGGGCACCGGCAAAACCACTACGATGAAAGCACTGATCGGCCTGCTCCAGCTTTCCGGTAAGCGCTTTGCGCTGGCGGCCCCCACCGGGCGCGCCGCCAAGCGCCTGGCGCAAACCAGCAACCAGCCCGCCAGCACCATCCACCGCCTGATCGGCTACACCCCCGGCGAAGGCCCGCGCTACAACGAAGACGAGCCACTGGCGGTGGATCTGGTGGTGATCGATGAGGCTTCGATGCTGGATGTACAGCTTACGCATACCCTGCTCAAAGCCTTGCAGCCCGGCACGCATTTGCTGCTGGTGGGCGATGTGGATCAGTTGCCCTCGGTGGGCGCCGGCGATGTACTGCGCGACTTGATCGCCAGCCAGCGCTTTCCGGTCACGCGCTTGGAACAGATCTACCGCCAGGGCGCCGGCTCCGACATTGTGGCCAATGCGCACGCCATGAACCAGGGCGCTATGCCACAGACCAGCAAAGATGCCGCCGGCGATTTTTTCCTGGATGCTACCGAGAGCGCCGAGGAGGCCAGTGCCAAGATCGTGGCGTTGGTGACCCAGCGCATCCCGGCGCGCTTCGGGCTGGACCCGTTGCAGGATATCCAGGTGCTCTCGCCGATGTATCGCGGCGCGGCGGGCGTGGCGGCGCTCAATGCGGCGCTGCAAGCCGCGCTGAACCCGCCCAGCGCGCTGAAAGCAGAGCGCCGGATGCACGGCCAGTTGCTGCGCGTAGGCGACCGTCTGATGCAAGTTCGCAACAATTACGACAAGACCGTCTTCAACGGCGATATTGGCCGCCTGGTGGAAATTGCCAACGAAGCGCAAACGTTGACGGTGGATTTTGAAGGCCGCCGGGTGAGCTACGACTGGAGCGAGGCCGACGAGCTGACCCTGGCCTACGCCATCACCGTGCACAAGGCACAAGGCTCCGAGTTTCGCTGCGTGGTGATGCCGGTGCTCAGCCAGCACTACATCATGCTGCAGCGCAACCTGCTATACACCGGCGTCACGCGGGCCCAAACCCTGTGCGTACTGGTGGGCAGCCGCCGGGCGATCGGCATCGCGGTCAGCAACAACAAAGTTGCGCAACGCTGGAGTGGCCTGGTGGCGCGCCTGCAGCCCAGCGCTGCCCAGACTGCTACAATCCCCGCATGA